One genomic window of Geodermatophilus sp. DSM 44513 includes the following:
- the tatA gene encoding Sec-independent protein translocase subunit TatA has translation MAGLGPLEIGLIILAILLLFGYKKLPDASRSLGRSLRIFKGEMKGMKDDDVRTRDAAKTSPVRGEVLPPVTAADREREALDAEARAAEARAAELRARATQAGPADSTR, from the coding sequence ATGGCCGGACTCGGCCCGCTGGAGATCGGCCTGATCATCCTGGCCATCCTGCTGCTCTTCGGCTACAAGAAGCTCCCCGACGCCTCGCGCTCGCTGGGCCGCTCGCTGCGCATCTTCAAGGGCGAGATGAAGGGCATGAAGGACGACGACGTCCGCACCCGGGACGCCGCCAAGACCTCCCCGGTGCGCGGCGAGGTGCTGCCGCCGGTGACCGCCGCCGACCGCGAGCGGGAGGCCCTCGACGCCGAGGCGCGCGCCGCGGAGGCCCGGGCCGCCGAGCTGCGCGCCCGCGCCACCCAGGCCGGCCCGGCCGACAGCACCCGCTGA
- a CDS encoding FAD-binding domain-containing protein, translating into MPLLPAPPSPAEGATPADAAAWVATHLGDLTLEGPDGVAPGVARGGQSAADAVLAALDITGYARDRSTVLPVRRRGASRVSPYVRHGLLPLPRVWEAVAGAPPRDRTKYRDELLWQEYARHLYARVGRGLRDHLRFDQPPAARWDDEPWPERMNCVSTVVEELHRDGWLVNQTRMWLASQWAVRAGADWRDGEAETYRHLLDGSRAANGLGWQWTVGTGSGKPYGFSRWQVEKRAPELCAGCALRRACPIEQWPDASSGRRVDGPDLGRAPVPAGPSVVEGTGEGELVWLTAESLGEEDPALAADATRPVVFVFDEPLLARLRLSGKRLVFLAETLGELAAHRPVEVRRGSVTGELAGRRLAATWTPVPGWGQRAAGVDVAEVHPWPWLVRPGTTSVSSFSSWRRDAGRAVPR; encoded by the coding sequence GTGCCCCTGCTCCCCGCGCCCCCTTCCCCCGCCGAGGGTGCGACACCCGCCGACGCCGCCGCGTGGGTGGCCACCCACCTCGGGGACCTGACCCTGGAGGGCCCGGACGGCGTCGCGCCCGGCGTGGCCCGCGGCGGGCAGTCGGCGGCCGACGCCGTGCTGGCCGCCCTCGACATCACCGGCTACGCCCGCGACCGCAGCACGGTGCTGCCGGTCCGGCGGCGCGGCGCGAGCCGGGTGTCGCCGTACGTGCGGCACGGCCTGCTGCCCCTGCCGCGGGTGTGGGAGGCCGTGGCCGGCGCCCCGCCGCGCGACCGCACCAAGTACCGCGACGAGCTGCTCTGGCAGGAGTACGCGCGGCACCTGTACGCGCGGGTCGGCCGGGGCCTGCGCGACCACCTGCGCTTCGACCAGCCACCCGCGGCGCGCTGGGACGACGAGCCGTGGCCGGAGCGGATGAACTGCGTGTCGACCGTGGTCGAGGAGCTGCACCGCGACGGGTGGCTGGTCAACCAGACGCGCATGTGGCTGGCCTCGCAGTGGGCCGTGCGGGCCGGGGCGGACTGGCGCGACGGCGAGGCGGAGACCTACCGGCACCTGCTGGACGGGTCGCGGGCGGCCAACGGGCTGGGCTGGCAGTGGACGGTGGGCACCGGCAGTGGCAAGCCCTACGGCTTCAGCCGGTGGCAGGTGGAGAAGCGGGCGCCGGAGCTGTGCGCCGGGTGCGCGCTGCGGCGGGCGTGCCCGATCGAGCAGTGGCCGGACGCCTCATCCGGCCGGCGGGTGGACGGGCCGGACCTCGGCCGCGCTCCGGTGCCGGCCGGGCCGTCGGTGGTCGAGGGCACCGGTGAGGGCGAGCTGGTGTGGCTGACCGCGGAGTCCCTCGGCGAGGAGGACCCCGCGCTGGCCGCCGACGCGACGCGCCCGGTGGTGTTCGTGTTCGACGAGCCGCTGCTCGCGCGGCTGCGGCTGTCGGGCAAACGGCTGGTCTTCCTCGCCGAGACCCTGGGCGAGCTGGCCGCGCACCGGCCGGTGGAGGTCCGGCGCGGCTCGGTCACCGGTGAGCTGGCCGGCCGGCGGCTGGCCGCCACGTGGACGCCGGTGCCCGGGTGGGGGCAGCGGGCCGCCGGCGTCGACGTCGCCGAGGTGCACCCGTGGCCGTGGCTGGTGCGGCCCGGGACGACGTCGGTGAGCTCGTTCAGCTCCTGGCGGCGGGACGCCGGCCGCGCGGTGCCGCGCTGA
- the prcA gene encoding proteasome subunit alpha: MTMPYYASPEQVMRDRSEYARKGISRGRSVAVVTSADGVLFIAENPSSTLHKVGELYDRIGFAAVGRYSEFESLRVAGVRLADVRGYSYNRRDVTGRVIANAYAQTLGEIFTQQTKPFEVELCVAEVGETPESDQLYRLTFDGSVVDEPDFIVMGGQAEAVSANLREHFLPGMGLGEALGVGVQALSAVSPATAGNGSPGLLSAEQLEVAVLDRRRAKRAFRRITGAALRSMLERSDDVAVVTGEEPHTAAQAPSVPQPGTPAGLGEPDVPGAD, from the coding sequence ATGACCATGCCGTACTACGCCTCGCCCGAGCAGGTCATGCGCGACCGCTCGGAGTACGCCCGCAAGGGCATCTCCCGCGGCCGCAGCGTCGCCGTCGTCACCAGCGCCGACGGGGTGCTGTTCATCGCCGAGAACCCCAGCTCCACGCTGCACAAGGTCGGCGAGCTCTACGACCGCATCGGCTTCGCCGCCGTGGGCCGCTACAGCGAGTTCGAGAGCCTGCGGGTGGCCGGCGTCCGGCTGGCCGACGTCCGCGGCTACAGCTACAACCGCCGCGACGTCACCGGCCGGGTGATCGCCAACGCCTACGCGCAGACCCTCGGTGAGATCTTCACCCAGCAGACCAAGCCCTTCGAAGTCGAGCTGTGCGTCGCGGAGGTGGGAGAGACCCCGGAGTCCGACCAGCTCTACCGGCTGACCTTCGACGGCTCCGTGGTCGACGAGCCGGACTTCATCGTCATGGGCGGTCAGGCCGAGGCGGTCAGCGCCAACCTGCGCGAGCACTTCCTGCCCGGCATGGGCCTGGGCGAGGCGCTGGGGGTCGGCGTCCAGGCGCTGTCCGCCGTCAGCCCGGCGACCGCGGGCAACGGCTCCCCGGGCCTGCTGTCCGCCGAGCAGCTGGAGGTCGCCGTCCTGGACCGGCGGCGCGCCAAGCGGGCCTTCCGGCGGATCACCGGCGCCGCACTGCGCTCGATGCTGGAGCGGTCCGACGACGTCGCGGTCGTCACCGGCGAGGAGCCGCACACCGCCGCGCAGGCGCCGAGCGTGCCCCAGCCGGGCACCCCGGCCGGGCTCGGCGAGCCGGACGTGCCGGGCGCGGACTGA
- a CDS encoding YafY family protein, which yields MSAPTTTERMTRLLSLVPYLTARPEGVPLAEVARDFAVPERQLRRDLELLWMCGLPGYGPGDLIDLAFEGDRVRVTSTAGLVRPLRLTTDEAVALVVALRALLALPGLAEREAVGSALAKVSAVAGHAAEQVTPVALSVDAREQALAVVREGLERRRALHLHYYVPTRDERTERTVDPLRLHLVDGRWYLEAWSREVAAVRLFRLDRIDDVRVLDEPSAPPPGLHLRDVDAGLYQPEPGSPVVRLRLSRTARWVAEYYPVEDVRETGDGGLRVAVRTADMAWARRLVASLGGAATVEEPAGLAAAVAADARAALTRYPAAGQPPSTSAH from the coding sequence GTGAGCGCGCCCACGACCACCGAGCGGATGACCCGGCTGCTGTCGCTGGTGCCCTACCTCACCGCCCGCCCCGAGGGGGTGCCGCTGGCCGAGGTGGCCCGCGACTTCGCCGTCCCGGAGCGGCAGCTGCGCCGCGACCTGGAGCTGCTGTGGATGTGCGGGCTGCCCGGCTACGGGCCCGGTGACCTCATCGACCTGGCCTTCGAGGGCGACCGGGTCCGCGTCACCTCCACCGCCGGACTGGTGCGCCCGCTGCGGCTGACCACCGACGAGGCGGTGGCCCTCGTCGTCGCGCTGCGCGCCCTGCTCGCGCTGCCCGGCCTGGCCGAGCGGGAGGCGGTCGGGAGCGCGCTGGCCAAGGTGTCCGCCGTCGCCGGGCACGCCGCGGAGCAGGTGACGCCGGTGGCGCTGTCGGTCGACGCGCGCGAGCAGGCGCTGGCCGTCGTCCGCGAGGGCCTGGAGCGCCGCCGGGCGCTGCACCTGCACTACTACGTGCCCACCCGCGACGAGCGCACCGAGCGCACCGTCGACCCGCTGCGGCTGCACCTGGTGGACGGCCGCTGGTACCTGGAGGCCTGGTCGCGCGAGGTCGCCGCCGTCCGGCTCTTCCGGCTGGACCGGATCGACGACGTCCGAGTGCTCGACGAGCCGTCGGCGCCGCCGCCGGGGCTGCACCTGCGCGACGTCGACGCCGGGCTGTACCAGCCCGAGCCGGGCTCGCCGGTCGTGCGCCTGCGGCTGTCGCGGACCGCGCGCTGGGTGGCCGAGTACTACCCGGTCGAGGACGTGCGGGAGACCGGGGACGGCGGCCTGCGGGTCGCCGTCCGCACCGCCGACATGGCCTGGGCCCGCCGGCTGGTGGCCTCCCTCGGCGGGGCGGCGACCGTCGAGGAGCCCGCCGGGCTGGCCGCGGCCGTGGCCGCCGACGCGCGGGCGGCGCTCACCCGCTATCCAGCTGCCGGACAACCCCCGTCCACCTCGGCGCACTAG
- a CDS encoding endonuclease VII domain-containing protein, whose protein sequence is MLAAEGGLCAICKTAPAAHVDHDHATGAVRALLCFGCNGGLGQFKDNPTFLHAAAYYVALHTARQEIAAGLAAAGAGPGARSPSGTPPVGS, encoded by the coding sequence ATGCTCGCCGCGGAGGGCGGGCTGTGCGCCATCTGCAAGACGGCTCCGGCGGCGCACGTCGACCACGACCACGCCACCGGTGCTGTCCGGGCGCTGCTCTGCTTCGGGTGCAACGGAGGGCTGGGCCAGTTCAAGGACAACCCGACGTTCCTGCATGCAGCCGCCTACTACGTCGCCCTCCACACCGCCCGGCAGGAGATCGCGGCGGGGCTGGCCGCCGCGGGCGCGGGACCGGGCGCGAGGAGCCCGTCCGGGACCCCGCCGGTAGGGTCGTGA
- the prcB gene encoding proteasome subunit beta, translated as MSETSAGRSGFPPAYLDRVGSSFTDFLATTSPELLPSRRPVPQLPVGELAPHGTTIVAVTYDGGVLMGGDRRATMGNLISQRDIEKVYPADAYSVIGIAGAAGIAIEMVRLYQVELEHYEKIEGLTLSLDGKANRLAQMIRGNLGAALQGLAVVPLFAGFDLDAAPGTGPGRIFSYDVTGGNYEERGYSGVGSGSLFARNSLKKTWRPGLDAAAATRTVVEALYDAADDDSASGMPDPVRRLYPIVYRVDAQGAVRLPDDEVAAVAQTIIDERSAAEGQG; from the coding sequence GTGAGCGAGACGTCAGCTGGCCGGAGCGGGTTCCCGCCCGCCTACCTGGACCGGGTGGGGTCCTCCTTCACCGACTTCCTAGCGACGACCAGTCCCGAGCTGCTGCCCAGCCGGCGTCCGGTGCCGCAGCTGCCGGTCGGTGAGCTGGCCCCGCACGGCACCACGATCGTCGCGGTCACCTACGACGGCGGCGTCCTCATGGGCGGTGACCGGCGGGCCACCATGGGCAACCTGATCTCCCAGCGCGACATCGAGAAGGTCTACCCGGCCGACGCCTACAGCGTCATCGGCATCGCCGGGGCCGCGGGGATCGCCATCGAGATGGTCCGGCTCTACCAGGTCGAGCTCGAGCACTACGAGAAGATCGAGGGCCTCACCCTCTCCCTCGACGGCAAGGCCAACCGGCTGGCCCAGATGATCCGCGGCAACCTGGGTGCGGCGCTGCAGGGCCTGGCCGTCGTCCCGCTGTTCGCCGGCTTCGACCTCGATGCCGCGCCGGGCACCGGCCCGGGCCGCATCTTCAGCTACGACGTCACCGGCGGGAACTACGAGGAGCGCGGCTACTCCGGGGTGGGCTCGGGCTCGCTGTTCGCCCGCAACTCGCTGAAGAAGACCTGGCGGCCCGGCCTGGACGCCGCCGCCGCCACCCGCACCGTCGTCGAGGCGCTCTACGACGCCGCGGACGACGACTCCGCCAGCGGCATGCCCGACCCCGTGCGCCGGCTGTACCCGATCGTCTACCGCGTCGACGCCCAGGGCGCCGTCCGGCTCCCCGACGACGAGGTCGCCGCCGTCGCGCAGACCATCATCGACGAGCGGTCCGCCGCCGAGGGGCAGGGCTGA
- the tatC gene encoding twin-arginine translocase subunit TatC produces MSDSTPRGVARRGRRRRRPPRDDAGTMTLVAHLTELRNRLAKALLALLLATAVAFWWYENGLGEFLRAPYCELPSHLRYTEGSTQECGLLVTDVFGGVFIRIKVSFLVGVVLSAPVWLYQLWAFITPGLKRNEKRYGVGFVAASTSLFLLGAALAYVSLSAGLELLLGLAGSGVVIALTAQDYIGFMLSLLVAFGVSFELPLVAVALNLVGVVSYEALRGARRWIFFLTVVFAAFVTPTQDPFTMLAMAGPMIVLFELAIQVARFVDRRRAKRDAAAHFHELEDDAASPLDAAPSELDVTPTAQGDLQPADDAPRLGSGGR; encoded by the coding sequence GTGAGCGACAGCACCCCGAGGGGCGTCGCCCGCCGGGGCCGGCGCCGGCGCCGGCCGCCCCGCGACGACGCCGGCACGATGACGCTGGTCGCGCACCTCACCGAGCTGCGCAACCGCCTGGCCAAGGCGCTCCTGGCGCTGCTGCTGGCCACCGCCGTCGCCTTCTGGTGGTACGAGAACGGGCTGGGCGAGTTCCTCCGGGCGCCGTACTGCGAGCTGCCGTCCCACCTCCGGTACACCGAGGGCAGCACGCAGGAGTGCGGCCTGCTGGTCACCGACGTCTTCGGCGGCGTCTTCATCCGGATCAAGGTCAGCTTCCTGGTCGGCGTCGTGCTGTCCGCTCCCGTCTGGCTCTACCAGCTGTGGGCGTTCATCACCCCGGGGCTCAAGCGCAACGAGAAGCGCTACGGCGTCGGCTTCGTGGCCGCCTCGACGTCCCTGTTCCTCCTCGGCGCGGCCCTGGCCTACGTCTCGCTGTCCGCGGGCCTGGAGCTGCTGCTCGGGCTGGCCGGCAGCGGGGTGGTGATCGCGCTGACCGCGCAGGACTACATCGGCTTCATGCTGTCGCTGCTGGTGGCCTTCGGGGTGAGCTTCGAGCTGCCACTGGTGGCCGTGGCGCTCAACCTGGTCGGCGTCGTCTCCTACGAGGCCCTGCGTGGCGCCCGGCGGTGGATCTTCTTCCTCACCGTGGTCTTCGCCGCCTTCGTCACCCCCACCCAGGACCCGTTCACCATGCTGGCCATGGCCGGGCCGATGATCGTGCTCTTCGAGCTGGCCATCCAGGTGGCCCGGTTCGTCGACCGGCGTCGGGCCAAGCGGGACGCCGCCGCGCACTTCCACGAGCTGGAGGACGACGCCGCCTCCCCGCTGGACGCGGCACCGTCGGAGCTGGACGTGACCCCGACGGCGCAGGGCGACCTGCAGCCCGCGGACGACGCACCGCGGCTGGGGTCCGGCGGGCGCTGA
- a CDS encoding ubiquitin-like protein Pup yields MATRDSGGQQRATRSREETEEAQASVDAEVAERHKEVTEDLDSILDEIDEVLEENSEEFVRSYVQKGGQ; encoded by the coding sequence ATGGCCACGAGGGACAGCGGCGGTCAGCAGCGCGCCACGCGCAGCCGCGAGGAGACCGAGGAGGCCCAGGCGTCCGTCGACGCCGAGGTCGCCGAGCGGCACAAGGAGGTCACCGAGGACCTCGACTCCATCCTCGACGAGATCGACGAGGTCCTCGAGGAGAATTCTGAAGAATTCGTCAGGTCGTATGTGCAAAAAGGGGGCCAATGA
- the dop gene encoding depupylase/deamidase Dop produces MSVRRVMGTEVEYGISVPGQPTANPTTLSSQVVNAWAVAEAPTPRRPRWDFEEESPLRDARGFDLSPAQALDHNDLDEDSGMANVILTNGARLYVDHAHPEYSTPEVTNPRDVVLWDKAGERVMAEAARRAARVPGTQPIQLYKNNTDGKGASYGSHENYLMDRRTPFLDIIRGLIPFFATRQVFAGSGRVGIGTESRTQGFQLSQRADFFEVEVGLETTLKRPIINTRDEPHADADKYRRLHVIIGDANLAELSTYLKVGTTALVLDMVEARTLTRDLSLEESVAELQAVSHDPSLTHRVRLRDGRRMTALEVQQAYLEMAQRHVDRRGDGDPQTADVLRLWAEVLEDLAADPMRCADRLDWPAKLRLLEGYRSRDDLAWGDSRLRLVDLQYSDVRPEKGLYHRLVSRGSMQRLLTDEEVAGAVLSPPSDTRAFFRGECLRRYPAQVAAASWDSVVFDLGRENLVRIPTMEPLRGTRDHVGELFETTSSAQELVDTITGG; encoded by the coding sequence ATGAGCGTCAGGCGGGTCATGGGCACCGAGGTCGAGTACGGCATCTCGGTGCCCGGGCAGCCGACGGCGAACCCGACGACGCTGTCCAGCCAGGTGGTGAACGCCTGGGCGGTCGCCGAGGCGCCGACGCCGCGCCGGCCGCGGTGGGACTTCGAGGAGGAGTCCCCGCTGCGCGACGCCCGCGGCTTCGACCTCTCCCCGGCCCAGGCGCTGGACCACAACGACCTGGACGAGGACTCGGGGATGGCCAACGTCATCCTCACCAACGGGGCGCGGCTCTACGTCGACCACGCGCACCCGGAGTACTCCACGCCGGAGGTCACCAACCCGCGGGACGTCGTCCTGTGGGACAAGGCCGGTGAGCGGGTGATGGCCGAGGCCGCCCGGCGCGCCGCGCGCGTCCCCGGCACCCAGCCCATCCAGCTCTACAAGAACAACACCGACGGCAAGGGCGCCTCCTACGGGTCCCACGAGAACTACCTGATGGACCGGCGCACGCCCTTCCTGGACATCATCCGCGGGCTCATCCCGTTCTTCGCCACCCGCCAGGTGTTCGCCGGCTCCGGGCGGGTGGGCATCGGCACCGAGAGCCGCACGCAGGGCTTCCAGCTGTCCCAGCGCGCGGACTTCTTCGAGGTCGAGGTGGGGCTGGAGACCACGCTCAAGCGGCCGATCATCAACACCCGCGACGAGCCGCACGCCGACGCCGACAAGTACCGGCGGCTGCACGTGATCATCGGTGACGCCAACCTCGCCGAGCTGTCCACCTACCTGAAGGTCGGGACGACGGCGCTGGTGCTGGACATGGTCGAGGCGCGCACCCTCACCCGCGACCTGTCGCTGGAGGAGTCGGTCGCCGAGCTGCAGGCGGTCAGCCACGACCCCTCCCTCACCCACCGGGTGCGGCTGCGCGACGGGCGCCGGATGACCGCCCTGGAGGTGCAGCAGGCCTACCTGGAGATGGCCCAGCGGCACGTCGACCGGCGGGGGGACGGCGACCCGCAGACCGCCGACGTGCTGCGGCTGTGGGCCGAGGTGCTCGAGGACCTCGCCGCGGACCCGATGCGCTGCGCGGACCGGTTGGACTGGCCGGCCAAGCTGCGGCTGCTGGAGGGCTACCGCTCCCGCGACGACCTGGCCTGGGGGGACTCCCGGCTGCGCCTGGTCGACCTGCAGTACTCCGACGTCCGGCCGGAGAAGGGGCTCTACCACCGGCTGGTGTCCCGCGGCTCGATGCAGCGGCTGCTCACCGACGAGGAGGTGGCGGGCGCGGTGCTGAGCCCGCCGTCGGACACCCGGGCCTTCTTCCGCGGCGAGTGCCTGCGCCGCTACCCCGCCCAGGTGGCGGCCGCGTCGTGGGACTCGGTGGTCTTCGACCTCGGCCGGGAGAACCTGGTGCGCATCCCGACGATGGAGCCCCTGCGCGGGACCCGCGACCACGTGGGCGAGCTGTTCGAGACGACGTCCTCGGCTCAGGAGCTGGTGGACACCATAACGGGTGGCTGA
- a CDS encoding YafY family protein: protein MAAKRAERLVNLVFALLGTRQYVTAARIRATVPGYEPDDGTARADEAFKRMFERDKAELREMGVPLETGRTSVFDTEDGYRIARADYELPEITLTGEEAAAVGLALRLWESAQLAGAAQSALVKLKAAGVDVDTSRAIPLRPRLDSDEPAFEPCYAAARDRRELHFDYRRPDEDVAARRRVQPWGVVAWHGRWYLGGLDLDRGAPRVFRLSRVLGTPRASGPAGAFEPPPDVDLAAMVAGQARGEEQLVVVRVRPGAAVGLRRHAVPLGAADDGDDRLQLRTTEPARLAGEIASYGADVVVEAPEAVREAVVERLTRLAAMSPGERAPEGAA, encoded by the coding sequence GTGGCGGCGAAGCGGGCGGAGCGGCTGGTGAACCTGGTCTTCGCCCTGCTCGGCACCCGCCAGTACGTGACGGCGGCGCGGATCCGCGCCACGGTGCCCGGCTACGAGCCCGACGACGGCACCGCCCGCGCCGACGAGGCCTTCAAGCGCATGTTCGAGCGGGACAAGGCCGAGTTGCGCGAGATGGGCGTGCCGCTGGAGACCGGCCGCACCAGCGTCTTCGACACCGAGGACGGCTACCGCATCGCCCGCGCCGACTACGAGCTGCCCGAGATCACCCTGACCGGCGAGGAGGCCGCCGCGGTGGGCCTGGCGCTGCGGCTGTGGGAGTCCGCCCAGCTGGCCGGCGCCGCGCAGAGCGCGCTGGTGAAGCTCAAGGCCGCCGGGGTGGACGTCGACACCTCCCGCGCGATCCCGCTGCGGCCGCGGCTGGACTCCGACGAGCCGGCCTTCGAGCCCTGCTACGCCGCGGCCCGCGACCGCCGGGAGCTGCACTTCGACTACCGCCGTCCCGACGAGGACGTCGCCGCCCGCCGCCGGGTGCAGCCCTGGGGCGTCGTCGCCTGGCACGGTCGCTGGTACCTCGGGGGCCTCGACCTGGACCGGGGGGCGCCGCGGGTGTTCCGGCTCTCGCGCGTGCTCGGGACCCCGCGGGCGTCCGGCCCGGCCGGCGCGTTCGAGCCGCCGCCGGACGTCGACCTGGCGGCCATGGTCGCCGGGCAGGCCCGCGGGGAGGAGCAGCTCGTCGTCGTGCGGGTCCGCCCCGGAGCCGCCGTCGGCCTGCGCCGGCACGCCGTCCCGCTGGGGGCGGCCGACGACGGCGACGACCGGCTGCAGCTGCGCACCACCGAGCCGGCGCGGCTGGCCGGCGAGATCGCCTCCTACGGCGCCGACGTCGTCGTCGAGGCCCCGGAGGCGGTCCGCGAGGCGGTCGTGGAGCGGCTCACCCGCCTGGCGGCGATGTCACCGGGCGAGCGGGCGCCGGAGGGGGCGGCGTGA
- the pafA gene encoding Pup--protein ligase, translating into MERRIFGIETEYGVTCTFRGQRRLSPDEVARYLFRRVVSWGRSSNVFLRNGSRLYLDVGSHPEYATAECDDLTELVVHDKAGERILEGLVVDAEQRLAEEGVTGDIYLFKNNTDSAGNSYGCHENYLVGRHGEFSRLADVLIPFLVSRQIVVGAGKVLQTPRGAIYCISQRAEHIWEGVSSATTRSRPIINTRDEPHADAERYRRLHVIVGDSNMNETTTLLKVAVTDLVLRMIEAGVPIRDMTLENPIRAIREISHDMTGRRRVRLANGKEMSALEIQSEYHSRAAEFVDREGFGPVHRQMLELWGRVLKAVDTGDLSLIDREIDWATKYQLIERYRAKRDLPMSHPRIAQMDLAYHDISRTRGLYYLLERNNQVDRVAHEPRVFEAKNVPPQTTRARLRGEFIRKAQEKRRDFTVDWVHLKLNDQAQRTVLCKDPFKAVDERVDKLIASM; encoded by the coding sequence GTGGAGCGACGCATCTTCGGCATCGAGACCGAGTACGGCGTGACGTGCACCTTCCGCGGCCAGCGCCGGCTGTCCCCGGACGAGGTCGCGCGCTACCTGTTCCGCCGCGTGGTGTCGTGGGGGCGCAGCTCCAACGTCTTCCTGCGCAACGGCTCGCGCCTGTACCTCGACGTCGGCAGCCACCCGGAGTACGCCACCGCCGAGTGCGACGACCTCACCGAGCTCGTCGTCCATGACAAGGCCGGGGAGCGCATCCTCGAGGGCCTGGTGGTCGACGCCGAGCAGCGGCTGGCCGAGGAGGGCGTCACCGGCGACATCTACCTGTTCAAGAACAACACCGACTCCGCCGGCAACAGCTACGGCTGCCACGAGAACTACCTGGTGGGCCGGCACGGGGAGTTCAGCCGGCTGGCCGACGTGCTCATCCCGTTCCTGGTCAGCCGGCAGATCGTGGTCGGCGCGGGCAAGGTGCTGCAGACCCCGCGCGGGGCGATCTACTGCATCAGCCAGCGCGCCGAGCACATCTGGGAGGGCGTCTCCTCGGCGACCACCCGCTCCCGGCCGATCATCAACACCCGCGACGAGCCGCACGCCGACGCCGAGCGCTACCGGCGGCTGCACGTCATCGTCGGCGACTCGAACATGAACGAGACGACGACGCTGCTCAAGGTCGCCGTCACCGACCTGGTGCTGCGGATGATCGAGGCCGGCGTCCCCATCCGGGACATGACGCTGGAGAACCCGATCCGCGCCATCCGCGAGATCAGCCACGACATGACCGGACGCCGGCGGGTGCGGCTGGCCAACGGCAAGGAGATGTCGGCGCTGGAGATCCAGTCGGAGTACCACTCCCGCGCCGCGGAGTTCGTCGACCGCGAGGGCTTCGGCCCGGTGCACCGGCAGATGCTCGAGCTGTGGGGGCGGGTGCTCAAGGCCGTCGACACCGGCGACCTGTCGCTGATCGACCGGGAGATCGACTGGGCCACCAAGTACCAGCTCATCGAGCGCTACCGGGCCAAGCGGGACCTGCCGATGAGCCACCCGCGGATCGCCCAGATGGACCTCGCCTACCACGACATCAGCCGCACCCGCGGGCTGTACTACCTCCTCGAGCGCAACAACCAGGTCGACCGCGTCGCCCACGAGCCGCGGGTGTTCGAGGCCAAGAACGTGCCCCCGCAGACCACCCGCGCCCGGCTGCGCGGGGAGTTCATCCGCAAGGCGCAGGAGAAGCGCCGCGACTTCACCGTCGACTGGGTGCACCTCAAGCTCAACGACCAGGCGCAGCGCACCGTGCTGTGCAAGGACCCGTTCAAGGCCGTCGACGAGCGCGTGGACAAGCTCATCGCCTCGATGTGA
- a CDS encoding DUF3866 family protein → MGGPGATGQRIRWRRGTVTALGRAWRDAQELTAEVPGDGEVPALAHPSLVGVPEVGDTVLLNTTAWAQGLGTGGYALVVAVPDRLPPDPTGPGHLVKARYTPLQVSVQGVDEQDTEHHRTIADAEDVAGMPVVVADLHSALPAALIGILATDPDLKVAYVMTDGGALVAGFSRALSALAPSLAGVVTVGQAFGGDLEAVTLHTGLLAARHVLGADVAIVSQGPGNLGTGTPWGFSGVAAGEACNAVTVLGGEPVGALRISDADPRPRHRGVSHHSLTAFGRVALGGVTLVAPRGLGSELGSQVEEDLAGQPERNRVVWMDVAGLDEALGLSPVPLSTMGRSFPEERAYFLAAAAAGRYAALQVPLD, encoded by the coding sequence GTGGGGGGACCAGGGGCGACAGGACAGCGGATCCGGTGGCGGCGGGGCACGGTGACGGCGCTGGGGCGGGCCTGGCGGGACGCGCAGGAGCTCACCGCCGAGGTGCCCGGCGACGGCGAGGTGCCGGCGCTGGCGCACCCCTCGCTGGTGGGCGTCCCGGAGGTGGGCGACACGGTGCTGCTCAACACCACCGCGTGGGCGCAGGGCCTGGGCACCGGCGGGTACGCGCTCGTCGTCGCCGTCCCCGACCGGCTGCCCCCGGACCCCACCGGCCCGGGCCACCTGGTCAAGGCCCGGTACACGCCGCTGCAGGTGAGCGTGCAGGGCGTCGACGAGCAGGACACCGAGCACCACCGCACGATCGCCGACGCCGAGGACGTCGCCGGGATGCCGGTCGTGGTCGCCGACCTGCACTCGGCGCTGCCGGCCGCACTGATCGGCATCCTGGCCACCGACCCGGACCTCAAGGTCGCCTACGTCATGACCGACGGCGGCGCGCTGGTCGCCGGCTTCTCCCGGGCGCTGTCCGCGCTGGCGCCCTCGCTGGCCGGCGTGGTGACCGTGGGCCAGGCCTTCGGCGGTGACCTGGAGGCGGTCACCCTGCACACCGGGCTGCTCGCCGCCCGGCACGTGCTCGGCGCCGACGTCGCCATCGTCAGCCAGGGGCCCGGCAACCTGGGCACCGGGACCCCGTGGGGCTTCTCCGGGGTGGCCGCCGGGGAGGCGTGCAACGCGGTGACCGTGCTCGGCGGGGAGCCGGTGGGGGCGCTGCGCATCTCCGACGCCGACCCGCGGCCGCGGCACCGCGGGGTGTCCCACCACTCGCTGACCGCCTTCGGCCGGGTGGCCCTGGGCGGGGTGACGCTGGTGGCGCCGCGCGGGCTGGGCTCGGAGCTGGGCAGCCAGGTGGAGGAGGACCTCGCCGGGCAGCCGGAGCGCAACCGGGTGGTGTGGATGGACGTCGCCGGGCTCGACGAGGCCCTCGGGCTGTCACCGGTGCCGCTGTCGACGATGGGCCGCAGCTTCCCCGAGGAGCGCGCCTACTTCCTGGCCGCCGCCGCCGCCGGCCGCTACGCCGCCCTCCAGGTGCCGCTGGACTGA